The Candidatus Zixiibacteriota bacterium genome has a segment encoding these proteins:
- the pseI gene encoding pseudaminic acid synthase — MRVIVVSGRRIGLNQEPFIVAEMSGNHNQSLERALTIVDAAAAAGVHAVKIQTYTADTMTLDLNNNEFRIDDPHSLWAGRSLYDLYREAHTPWEWHEAIFARCREKGVIAFSTPFDETAVEFLETLGTPMYKIASFENVDTPLIKRVAATGKPLIISAGMASEDELREAVAAARDAGCEQLVLLKCTSAYPASPETMNLRTIPDLRARFGVEVGLSDHTLGLAASIAAVALGATIIEKHFTLARADGGVDSAFSLEPAEMAELVRETKRAWQALGRVVYGITAAEEKSLQFRRSLYVAVDMKKGDIFSLENVRRVRPGLGLPPKCLDRVLGKRAACNIARGTPLSWELVE; from the coding sequence GCCCTGACCATTGTCGATGCCGCCGCGGCTGCCGGTGTGCACGCCGTGAAGATCCAAACCTACACCGCCGACACGATGACCCTCGATCTGAACAACAACGAATTTCGCATCGACGATCCCCATTCGCTCTGGGCTGGGCGTTCGCTTTACGATCTCTACCGAGAGGCGCATACCCCCTGGGAATGGCACGAGGCGATTTTCGCACGATGTCGTGAAAAAGGCGTAATCGCATTTAGCACGCCCTTTGACGAAACCGCGGTCGAGTTTCTCGAGACGCTCGGAACGCCGATGTACAAGATCGCTTCTTTCGAGAATGTAGACACTCCTCTGATTAAGAGAGTTGCGGCCACTGGGAAACCGCTTATCATTTCCGCAGGCATGGCGAGCGAAGACGAGCTGCGCGAGGCGGTCGCCGCGGCCCGCGACGCCGGCTGCGAGCAGCTGGTACTGCTGAAGTGCACGAGCGCTTATCCGGCGTCGCCCGAGACAATGAACCTGCGTACTATTCCTGACTTGCGAGCGAGGTTTGGAGTCGAGGTGGGGCTTTCGGATCACACGCTCGGGCTGGCCGCGTCGATTGCCGCGGTTGCGCTCGGGGCGACCATTATAGAAAAACACTTCACCTTGGCCCGCGCCGATGGCGGGGTGGATTCCGCCTTTTCCCTGGAACCTGCCGAGATGGCTGAACTGGTGCGGGAGACCAAGCGGGCCTGGCAGGCGCTCGGGCGGGTGGTGTACGGGATCACGGCCGCCGAGGAAAAATCGCTGCAATTTCGCCGTTCTCTTTATGTGGCAGTTGACATGAAGAAAGGTGATATTTTCAGCTTGGAAAATGTGCGCCGCGTGCGCCCCGGCCTGGGCCTGCCTCCGAAGTGCCTCGACCGGGTGCTGGGCAAGAGGGCTGCGTGTAATATCGCCCGTGGCACGCCGTTAAGCTGGGAGTTGGTGGAGTAA